Proteins co-encoded in one Centroberyx gerrardi isolate f3 chromosome 18, fCenGer3.hap1.cur.20231027, whole genome shotgun sequence genomic window:
- the ints9 gene encoding integrator complex subunit 9 has protein sequence MKLYCLSGHPTLPCNVLKFKSTTIMLDCGLDTTSVLNFLPLPLVHSPRLSKLPSWVSKDGTINLEKELKECAGRVFVDSQPEFCLPERELLDLSTIDVILISNYHCMMALPYITEHTGFTGTVYATEPTLQIGRLLMEELVNFMERVPKAQSATCWKNKEIQRLLPGPLKDAVEVWTWKRSYSMQEVNSALSKVQLVGYSQKVELFGAVQVSPLSSGYSLGSSNWIIQSHHEKVAYVSGSSLLTTHPQPMDQSSLKNSDVLILTGLTQMPTANPDGMLGEFCSNLAMTIRAGGNVLVPCYSSGVIYDLLECLYQFIESANLGTTPFYFISPVANSSLEFSQIFAEWLCHNKQSKVYLPEPPFPHAELIQTNKLKHYPSIHGDFSSEFRQPCVVFTGHPSLRFGDVVHFMELWGKSSLNTIIFTEPDFSYLDALAPYQPLAMKCVYCPIDTRLNFHQVSKLLKEVQPVHVVCPEQYTQPPASQSHRSDLMLELQPPPMPYRRCSVLSLPFRRRYERIHLLPELANSLVPSEVKPGVSVATVSAVMQSKDNKHTLQSVPKPPPAPPSKKRKRVIEEPPEVLAPKPLLSGAVPLEAFLATLHKHGITEVKVEETADGHILHLQAEDTLIQLEEDGTHIVCDNNEPLRTTLRDLVLRFLQKL, from the exons ATGAAACTG TACTGTCTGTCCGGTCACCCTACATTGCCTTGCAATGTGCTCAAATTCAAATCCACCACCATTATGCTGGACTGTGGACTGGACACCACCTCTGTCCTCAACTTCTTGCCCCTGCCTCTGGTGCACAG TCCAAGACTCTCCAAGCTACCTAGTTGGGTCTCTAAGGATGGAACAATAAACTTGGAGAAG GAGCTGAAGGAGTGTGCAGGAAGAGTGTTTGTGGATTCACAGCCAGAATTCTGTCTCCCTGAG AGAGAACTGCTGGATCTGTCTACCATTGATGTCATCCTGATCTCCAACTACCACTGTATGATGGCACTGCCCTACATCACTGAGCACACAGGCTTCACTGGGACGGTGTACGCCACAGAGCCCACTCTGCAGATAGGCAG GCTGCTGATGGAAGAGCTCGTCAACTTCATGGAGCGAGTACCCAAAGCCCAGTCTGCCACCTGCTGGAAGAACAAGGAAATACAAAG GCTGCTCCCCGGCCCACTGAAGGATGCAGTGGAGGTTTGGACGTGGAAGCGGTCCTACAGTATGCAAGAGGTCAACTCTGCCCTCAGCAAAGTGCAGCTTGTGGGCTATTCACAGAAAGTG GAGTTGTTTGGAGCTGTACAGGTCTCCCCCCTAAGCTCTGGCTACTCGTTGGGCAGCTCCAACTGGATCATCCAGTCTCATCATGAGAAAGTCGCCTATGTGTCTGGCTCGTCCCTCCTCACCACACATCCACAG CCGATGGACCAAAGCTCCCTGAAGAACAGTGACGTTCTGATTTTGACAGGCCTCACCCAGATGCCCACCGCCAACCCAGACGGCATGCTGGGAGAATTCTGCAGCAACCTGG CCATGACGATTCGTGCGGGAGGCAACGTGCTGGTGCCGTGCTACTCCTCAGGAGTGATATACGACCTGCTGGAGTGTCTGTACCAGTTCATCGAGAGCGCCAACCTGGGGACCACGCCCTTCTACTTCATCTCTCCTGTCGCCAACAGCTCGCTGGAGTTCTCACAGATTTTCGCTGAGTG GCTTTGCCACAACAAGCAGTCAAAGGTCTACCTTCCAGAGCCTCCATTCCCCCACGCAGAG CTGATCCAAACCAACAAGCTGAAGCACTACCCCAGTATTCACGGAGACTTCAGCAGTGAGTTCCGCCAGCCGTGTGTGGTGTTCACCGGTCATCCCTCTCTGCGCTTCGGGGACGTGGTTCACTTCATGGAGCTGTGGGGCAAGTCCAGCCTCAACACCATCATCTTCACTG AGCCGGACTTCTCCTACCTGGATGCCCTGGCTCCCTACCAGCCGCTGGCCATGAAGTGTGTCTACTGTCCCATAGACACACGGCTCAACTTCCACCAGGTGTCCAAGCTGCTCAAGGAGGTCCAG CCCGTCCATGTGGTGTGTCCGGAGCAGTACACCCAGCCTCCGGCGTCCCAGTCCCACCGCTCCGATCTGATGCTGGAGCTGCAGCCTCCTCCCATGCCGTACCGCCGCTGCTCTGTCCTCAGCCTGCCCTTCAGACGCCGCTACGAACGCATCCACCTGCTGCCCGAG CTGGCCAACTCTCTGGTTCCCTCCGAGGTTAAACCGGGCGTCTCTGTGGCGACTGTGTCTGCAGTGATGCAGTCCAAGGATAACAAGCACACGCtacag TCGGTGCCTAAACCCCCTCCAGCCCCACCCAGTAAGAAGAGGAAGCGTGTGATTGAGGAGCCCCCAGAGGTGCTGGCCCCCAAACCCCTGCTGAGCGGAGCTGTGCCCCTGGAAGCTTTCCTGGCCACATTGCACAAG CATGGTATTACAGAGGTGAAGGTGGAGGAGACGGCGGACGGACACATCCTGCACCTGCAGGCGGAGGACACACTgatccagctggaggaggatgGGACACACATCGTCTGTGACAACAACGAGCCGCTGCGCACCACCCTGCGAGACCTGGTGCTCCGCTTCCTGCAGAAACTCTGA
- the pla2g7 gene encoding platelet-activating factor acetylhydrolase isoform X2, protein MGNTCSNNLGIPPAKGPNAVGCTDFMMDHTAQGSFFRLYYPCQESEKAEKPDWIPCKEYFNGLADFMKINRTLSEKIFNYLFGSFKIPAYLDAPFKQSGKCPVVIFSHGLGAFRTLYSAICAELASHGFIVASVEHRDQSASATYYYREKPESEKRDEALPKTPALTPDGLEEVWMYYRALQHGESEFTLRNKQVKQRADECIHALDKLIEINSGISVQNVLRTQFDWTTLENSMDLCRIAAMGHSFGGATVIEALCKEVKFKCGVALDAWMFPLDEEIFPRVKQPIFFINSEKFQWAGNISRMRKLDSALIQRKMITIRGTVHQSFPDFTFLTGNWIGKLMKLKGEIDPEIAIDLSNKATLAFLQRHLGLEKDFNRWDPLIDGKDENLISGTNVTVLQSSI, encoded by the exons ATGGGGAACACCTGCAGTAATAACCTGGGGATCCCTCCAGCCAAAGGCCCCAACGCTGTGGGATGCACTGACTTCATGATGGATCACACCGCACAG GGCAGCTTCTTCCGGCTTTACTATCCTTGCCAAGAGTCAGAGAAAGCAGAAAAACCAGACTGGATCCCGTGCAAAGAGTATTTCAACGGTCTGGCGGacttcatgaaaataaacagaaccCTCAGTGAAAAGATTTTCAACTACCTCTTTG gATCCTTTAAGATCCCAGCCTACTTGGACGCTCCATTCAAACAGAGTGGAAAATGCCCTGTAGTGATCTTCTCGCACGGCCTGGGAGCCTTCAg GACTTTGTATTCAGCTATATGTGCAGAACTGGCGTCTCATGGATTCATTGTGGCATCGGTGGAACACAG agATCAGTCTGCCTCAGCTACGTATTATTACCGTGAAAAGCCCGAGTCCGAGAAGAGAGATGAGGCTTTGCCTAAAACACCAGCTTTGACCCCAGACGGCCTGGAGGAGGTGTGGATGTACTACAGAGCTCTGCAGCATGGAGAGAGCGAGTTCACCCTCAGAAAcaaacaa GTGAAACAGAGAGCAGACGAATGCATTCATGCCTTGGATAAACTCATTGAAATCAACTCAGGGATTTCAGTGCAAAACGTGTTGCGAACACAGTTCGACTGGACGACATTGGAG AACTCCATGGACCTGTGTAGGATAGCTGCAATGGGCCATTCCTTCGGGGGAGCAACAGTGATCGAAGCGCTGTGCAAAGAGGTTAAATTCAA GTGCGGCGTAGCCCTGGATGCTTGGATGTTCCCTCTGGATGAAGAGATCTTCCCCCGGGTGAAGCAGCCCATCTTCTTCATCAACTCGGAGAAGTTCCAGTGGGCAGGAAACATCAGCCGCATGAGGAAGCTGGACTCGGCCCTCATACAGAGGAAAATGATCACTATCAG AGGAACAGTCCACCAGAGTTTCCCAGACTTCACCTTCCTCACCGGCAACTGGATCGGAAAGCTGATGAAGCTGAAGGGAGAGATCGACCCAGAGATCGCCATAGACCTCTCCAACAAAGCAACACTAGCCTTTCTGCAACGCCACCTCG GTCTGGAGAAGGACTTCAATCGATGGGACCCTCTGATTGACGGGAAGGATGAAAACCTCATTTCAGGAACCAATGTTACTGTGCTCCAGTCTTCCATCTGA
- the pla2g7 gene encoding platelet-activating factor acetylhydrolase isoform X1: protein MFSNGGFVQLLAKKIYAWSRTDQWRCQLSFFTMGNTCSNNLGIPPAKGPNAVGCTDFMMDHTAQGSFFRLYYPCQESEKAEKPDWIPCKEYFNGLADFMKINRTLSEKIFNYLFGSFKIPAYLDAPFKQSGKCPVVIFSHGLGAFRTLYSAICAELASHGFIVASVEHRDQSASATYYYREKPESEKRDEALPKTPALTPDGLEEVWMYYRALQHGESEFTLRNKQVKQRADECIHALDKLIEINSGISVQNVLRTQFDWTTLENSMDLCRIAAMGHSFGGATVIEALCKEVKFKCGVALDAWMFPLDEEIFPRVKQPIFFINSEKFQWAGNISRMRKLDSALIQRKMITIRGTVHQSFPDFTFLTGNWIGKLMKLKGEIDPEIAIDLSNKATLAFLQRHLGLEKDFNRWDPLIDGKDENLISGTNVTVLQSSI, encoded by the exons ATGTTTTCTAATGGAGGATTCGTACAGTTGTTAGCCAAGAAGATTTACGCGTGGTCAAGGACAG ATCAGTGGAGGTGCCAGCTCAGTTTCTTCACCATGGGGAACACCTGCAGTAATAACCTGGGGATCCCTCCAGCCAAAGGCCCCAACGCTGTGGGATGCACTGACTTCATGATGGATCACACCGCACAG GGCAGCTTCTTCCGGCTTTACTATCCTTGCCAAGAGTCAGAGAAAGCAGAAAAACCAGACTGGATCCCGTGCAAAGAGTATTTCAACGGTCTGGCGGacttcatgaaaataaacagaaccCTCAGTGAAAAGATTTTCAACTACCTCTTTG gATCCTTTAAGATCCCAGCCTACTTGGACGCTCCATTCAAACAGAGTGGAAAATGCCCTGTAGTGATCTTCTCGCACGGCCTGGGAGCCTTCAg GACTTTGTATTCAGCTATATGTGCAGAACTGGCGTCTCATGGATTCATTGTGGCATCGGTGGAACACAG agATCAGTCTGCCTCAGCTACGTATTATTACCGTGAAAAGCCCGAGTCCGAGAAGAGAGATGAGGCTTTGCCTAAAACACCAGCTTTGACCCCAGACGGCCTGGAGGAGGTGTGGATGTACTACAGAGCTCTGCAGCATGGAGAGAGCGAGTTCACCCTCAGAAAcaaacaa GTGAAACAGAGAGCAGACGAATGCATTCATGCCTTGGATAAACTCATTGAAATCAACTCAGGGATTTCAGTGCAAAACGTGTTGCGAACACAGTTCGACTGGACGACATTGGAG AACTCCATGGACCTGTGTAGGATAGCTGCAATGGGCCATTCCTTCGGGGGAGCAACAGTGATCGAAGCGCTGTGCAAAGAGGTTAAATTCAA GTGCGGCGTAGCCCTGGATGCTTGGATGTTCCCTCTGGATGAAGAGATCTTCCCCCGGGTGAAGCAGCCCATCTTCTTCATCAACTCGGAGAAGTTCCAGTGGGCAGGAAACATCAGCCGCATGAGGAAGCTGGACTCGGCCCTCATACAGAGGAAAATGATCACTATCAG AGGAACAGTCCACCAGAGTTTCCCAGACTTCACCTTCCTCACCGGCAACTGGATCGGAAAGCTGATGAAGCTGAAGGGAGAGATCGACCCAGAGATCGCCATAGACCTCTCCAACAAAGCAACACTAGCCTTTCTGCAACGCCACCTCG GTCTGGAGAAGGACTTCAATCGATGGGACCCTCTGATTGACGGGAAGGATGAAAACCTCATTTCAGGAACCAATGTTACTGTGCTCCAGTCTTCCATCTGA
- the tdrd6a gene encoding tudor domain-containing 6 has product MSSIPGLPTPGSDVTILITRVNLSPHCVLVELWGNFSQEKKADYQYLAKDIQSPGKVFHEFEGNPGDQCLVQVDYTWYRSHIVSRNGSNYSVFLIDKGWTHSATTSMLAWGKKEYFYLPPEVEFCVLANVLPLSPENYWSPVALEFLKSLCGKSMKACVQDVLVPHRTFILHIPCISKQMYEMGFAKKLSAESFKDFVFGSLQSHSGAAVSPETQQNSMRNEPVGSGERMHKQQLFMYPELPTGTVETVIITEVTNPQRVFCQLKVFSQELKKLTEQITQHYEGRLATCIVSVDMLGSPCAARGSDGRWYRSVLQQVFPTNKVVEVLNVDYGTKQFVQVEHVRPLAAEFFRMPVVTYICSLHGITDKGVGWTATHIDYLKTLLLYKTVIAKFEYQSLSEGVHYVTLYGDENTNINNLFGSKDRCLLECEKSLGDYAVHSTKYRGQHQVRQESQGSILTSAQAVKGTEGKKLPVEDLPLNSSHMAVVQHVSSPSEFWIQTQKYANEFDKLMGSISDLYRDSVNEDVVRNPTVGLYCAAKAEDGDFYRATVSEVGETQIKMFFVDYGNTEVIDRSSIRTLPDKLKKLPHLALKCRLAAVKPKDERWSQSATDFFTKAVTDKVLNVHVTAKYDGAYVVHMTDSAAHGERNVSKMMCSSGFAEKDEAQKQPKAKMTMRPAILPAALNPGAKPSEICRNSGISFQIQNTVGPTSNESRNTTFKEHMFPIGSALDVIVSYTESPNDFWCQLVQNAGHLKLLMQDMQTHYASSQFQPFVETDCVARHPDNGMWYRALIIHKHVTPHADVLFVDYGQMKTVSLYDLRRICPAFLNLKGQAFRCSLYNPVDPTSTMNDWGEEAMALFQEFVDAATSNHVILKCTIYAVMYNEQKVVFNIVDLETPFESVCTHMVNLVNSTPPKKASGSSVRLNTYYYSAHNIKTGTEEMVTVTCVNGVNQFYCQLQRNADVVEDLMVKLSNLCRHLKNAKLPTVFGTVCFAKYTDGQWYRGRIKATQPSILVHFVDYGDTLEVDKSDLLPVPREASDIMSVPVQAVECSLSDIPANVPSEVNSWFESHATERTFRALVVAKEPDGKLLVELYYGSTQVNSKIKKQFQIEMHREEKIVYQGRRALEVSADHAQKTPKAVLKQATKMEDDTQIPKTNQGSAPKPVHQMEDETKSSKVNAPKPLHRIGENSQKARARSLELYRPPHQRRLSGRTPSSMGNGSDPAEAHTKPIKQSLPTAPEQFIKSTLPGTESYMKNYVAPELEIEALPKLTDLPSKSITSGMEADVFVSHCNNPLSFYVQFVKEEDDIFSIVEKLNDCQSTTKAIDIKDVHPGDLVQAEFPDDSSWYRAVVREIHGNTMALVEFVDYGNTAVMPISKMYRLHKPFLQLPTYSTHCMLSEAAALGKEVVLDPEVVSTFKKDIGGNGDKELKCRFIRQSGSVWEVSLEESGEKSVQSSASREMAPEKSRLNSCPLCYLKHDFVEGQKLEAYVTTINGAQSFWCQSADSEELDEMTLSVSEVGNAAHHKPVDTNSLYPGRPCIALYVDDDLWYRAEVISKDEDTLSVLFVDYGNKSQVNVRNVREMPPELVETPAQAFLCELEGFDPSHGSWDDGAIDELTELITDKLLQLTVLKVTRGEQGQIRCSVKIECEGKEINETMKAHWKSSPTENKPDAIGLSTSYKTPQLPCDSAMKETAMSDAQGDHKEEQCTNSTESAPATTDKLITQEEYCHMDEEESETVVAELESLPQALVTDDVEDNSDIMKDSEFGQLRAAEFLPIGSTCVVWSPAVKSWCKARVLKNLRDCTLVLLVDCDTEMIVNHDSVFEIVLPEPEQCDNDDSTDHDRALSHTESQADPHEQGDDSEDIIASDDPVNTMATEEMAPQEEVGPKAYVDLHKTFDLISEESKQVQNASLLSSCVLPVQQFIDVCTEQEVETGDNALQEEAPCAPTHNKNNLMIEEETPAHHEDKDSALLADTEPAASEPHTDTVPSQNTDNLVGEVTCLIEEACSADVCIVLPDVAREAETVSSELPAHTTPTQNTVTEFTVMAKNIRCCLMLLFRATYDLKDVFVEEMSCSAVDSLEAQLSMVTHLSLVIEDSSDDSVIFVRETEPPQ; this is encoded by the exons atgtcttcaatccCTGGACTCCCTACACCAGGATCAGATGTAACAATTCTCATAACCAGGGTCAACTTGAGTCCTCATTGTGTGCTTGTGGAGCTCTGGGGCAACTTTAGCCAGGAAAAGAAAGCAGACTACCAGTACTTAGCAAAAGATATTCAGTCTCCTGGAAAAGTATTTCATGAGTTTGAAGGAAATCCTGGTGACCAGTGCTTGGTTCAGGTGGATTATACTTGGTACAGGTCCCACATAGTCTCAAGAAATGGCTCGAATTACAGTGTGTTCCTTATTGACAAAGGGTGGACGCATAGCGCCACCACAAGCATGCTGGCGTGGGGTAAGAAAGAGTACTTCTACCTGCCACCTGAAGTGGAATTCTGCGTGCTGGCTAATGTGTTACCACTGTCACCTGAGAACTACTGGTCTCCAGTGGCTTTGGAGTTTCTGAAATCTCTCTGTGGGAAATCTATGAAGGCATGTGTCCAAGATGTACTGGTGCCCCACAGAACATTCATCCTGCACATCCCCTGCATATCTAAACAAATGTATGAGATGGGATTTGCCAAGAAGTTGTCTGCAGAAAGCTTCAAGGACTTTGTATTTGGGTCACTGCAGTCCCACAGTGGAGCTGCAGTGTCCCCAGAGACTCAGCAGAACTCCATGAGAAATGAACCTGTGGGATCAGGTGAGCGAATGCACAAGCAACAGCTTTTCATGTACCCAGAGCTGCCGACAGGAACTGTAGAGACTGTAATCATCACAGAAGTGACAAATCCACAGCGGGTTTTCTGCCAGTTGAAGGTTTTCTCACAAGAGCTGAAGAAACTCACAGAGCAGATCACCCAGCACTATGAGGGCAGACTGGCCACTTGCATTGTAAGTGTTGATATGCTTGGGTCCCCATGTGCTGCAAGAGGAAGTGATGGTAGGTGGTACCGGTCTGTTTTACAGCAGGTATTCCCGACAAACAAGGTGGTGGAAGTACTAAATGTTGACTATGGAACAAAACAATTTGTTCAAGTGGAGCATGTAAGACCACTGGCTGCAGAGTTCTTCAGGATGCCTGTTGTGACTTACATCTGTTCCCTCCACGGAATCACTGACAAAGGTGTGGGATGGACAGCGACCCATATTGACTATCTCAAGACCCTACTCCTGTACAAGACGGTGATCGCCAAATTTGAGTACCAAAGCCTCTCAGAGGGGGTTCACTATGTTACGCTCTATGGAgatgaaaacacaaatattAACAACTTGTTTGGCTCTAAGGATAGGTGTTTGCTGGAGTGTGAAAAATCACTTGGCGATTATGCCGTCCACAGCACTAAATACAGAGGGCAGCATCAGGTTCGACAAGAAAGTCAAGGAAGTATATTAACTTCTGCGCAGGCTGTGAAGGGAACAGAGGGCAAAAAGTTGCCAGTTGAAGACCTCCCTCTTAACTCCTCCCACATGGCAGTTGTACAGCATGTGTCCAGTCCATCAGAGTTTTGGATTCAAACACAGAAGTATGCAAATGAGTTTGATAAACTGATGGGTAGCATCTCTGATCTGTACAGGGATTCAGTCAATGAAGATGTGGTGAGAAATCCAACAGTTGGCCTCTACTGTGCTGCCAAGGCAGAAGACGGTGATTTCTACAGAGCAACTGTGTCTGAAGTGGGTGAGACACAAATCAAGATGTTCTTTGTTGATTATGGAAACACTGAAGTGATTGATAGGAGTAGCATCAGGACCCTTCCCGACAAGCTCAAAAAGCTGCCCCACCTGGCACTGAAATGTAGGCTGGCTGCTGTCAAGCCAAAAGATGAGAGATGGAGCCAGAGTGCCACTGACTTTTTCACCAAAGCAGTCACAGATAAAGTCCTAAATGTACATGTGACAGCAAAATATGATGGTGCTTATGTTGTTCATATGACAGATTCTGCAGCACATGGAGAGCGAAATGTCAGTAAGATGATGTGCAGTTCTGGCTTTGCTGAGAAGGATGAGGCACAGAAACAACCCAAAGCCAAGATGACCATGCGACCTGCTATTCTCCCTGCAGCACTGAATCCAGGTGCCAAACCTTCTGAAATATGCAGGAACAGTGGGATTTCTTTCCAAATCCAAAACACTGTTGGCCCCACCAGCAATGAAAGCAGAAATACTACCTTTAAGGAGCACATGTTTCCCATAGGAAGTGCCCTTGACGTCATTGTGTCTTACACTGAAAGCCCAAATGACTTCTGGTGCCAACTAGTACAAAATGCAGGGCACTTGAAATTGCTTATGCAAGACATGCAGACTCACTACGCAAGTAGTCAGTTTCAGCCTTTTGTGGAAACGGATTGTGTTGCTCGCCATCCAGATAATGGAATGTGGTACAGAGCCCTTATAATTCACAAACATGTGACGCCCCATGCAGATGTGCTGTTCGTTGACTATGGCCAGATGAAGACAGTCTCCCTCTATGACCTAAGGAGAATATGCCCAGCATTCCTGAATTTGAAAGGTCAAGCTTTTCGATGCAGCCTGTACAACCCTGTTGACCCCACATCAACCATGAATGACTGGGGTGAGGAAGCAATGGCTCTTTTCCAGGAATTTGTGGATGCTGCTACGTCCAACCATGTGATTTTAAAGTGCACCATATATGCCGTCATGTACAATGAGCAGAAAGTTGTTTTCAACATTGTGGATCTAGAAACTCCCTTTGAAAGTGTCTGCACCCATATGGTCAATCTTGTCAACAGCACACCTCCCAAGAAAGCCTCTGGGTCCTCTGTCCGTCTGAACACATACTACTATTCAGcacacaacattaaaacaggGACAGAAGAAATGGTCACAGTGACATGTGTGAATGGTGTCAATCAGTTCTACTGCCAGCTCCAGAGGAATGCTGATGTGGTGGAAGATCTCATGGTGAAATTAAGCAATCTGTGTCGCCATCTTAAGAACGCAAAGCTCCCAACAGTCTTTGGAACTGTGTGCTTTGCGAAATACACTGATGGGCAGTGGTATAGGGGACGGATCAAGGCCACACAGCCATCAATCCTGGTTCACTTTGTGGATTATGGTGACACCCTTGAGGTGGACAAATCTGACTTGCTTCCAGTTCCCAGGGAGGCTAGTGACATCATGTCTGTGCCTGTGCAAGCTGTTGAGTGTAGTCTCTCCGATATCCCTGCCAATGTTCCAAGTGAGGTGAATAGCTGGTTTGAGAGTCATGCGACAGAACGGACATTCAGAGCGCTAGTGGTGGCCAAAGAACCTGATGGTAAACTGCTGGTTGAGCTGTATTATGGAAGCActcaagtcaattccaagatcAAGAAGCAGTTTCAGATTGAGAtgcacagagaagagaagattgTCTACCAGGGTAGGAGAGCACTTGAGGTCTCTGCAGATCATGCACAAAAGACTCCTAAAGCTGTCCTAAAACAAGCTACAAAAATGGAAGATGATACACAAATCCCAAAGACAAACCAGGGGTCTGCCCCAAAACCAGTACATCAAATGGAAGATGAGACAAAATCTTCCAAAGTCAATGCTCCAAAGCCTTTACACCGTATTGGAGAAAACAGTCAGAAAGCCAGAGCTCGGTCATTAGAGCTGTACAGACCTCCACACCAAAGGCGGTTATCTGGCAGGACACCAAGCAGTATGGGAAATGGCTCTGACCCAGCGGAGGCCCATACCAAACCAATAAAACAAAGTCTTCCTACAGCTCCCGAACAGTTCATCAAGTCCACATTACCTGGCACAGAATCTTACATGAAAAACTATGTGGCCCCAGAACTCGAGATTGAAGCCCTCCCTAAACTCACAGACCTGCCCTCAAAATCCATAACGTCAGGTATGGAAGCAGATGTCTTTGTCTCACACTGCAACAACCCACTGAGTTTCTATGTACAATTTGTcaaagaggaggatgacatATTCTCAATTGTGGAAAAACTCAATGATTGTCAGTCAACCACCAAAGCCATCGACATTAAAGATGTGCATCCAGGTGACCTTGTTCAGGCAGAGTTCCCAGATGATTCTTCATGGTATCGTGCAGTTGTAAGAGAAATCCATGGAAACACAATGGCTCTTGTTGAGTTCGTTGACTATGGAAATACAGCAGTGATGCCAATTTCCAAGATGTACAGGCTACACAAACCCTTCTTGCAACTTCCTACATACAGCACACACTGTATGCTGAGTGAAGCTGCAGCTCTTGGAAAAGAGGTAGTGCTGGATCCAGAAGTTGTGTCAACTTTCAAAAAAGACATTGGGGGTAACGGAGACAAGGAGCTGAAGTGCCGGTTTATCAGGCAGTCAGGATCTGTGTGGGAAGTCAGCCTTGAGGAAAGTGGT GAAAAGTCTGTCCAGAGCTCTGCCAGCAGAGAGATGGCACCTGAGAAATCTAGATTGAACTCCTGTCCTCTGTGCTACCTCAAACATGACTTCGTTGAGGGACAGAAGTTGGAGGCTTACGTCACAACTATAAATGGTGCTCAGTCCTTTTGGTGTCAGTCTGCTGACTCAGAAGAACTTGATGAGATGACACTAAGTGTCTCAGAAGTAGGGAATGCAGCACATCACAAGCCTGTTGATACAAACTCTCTCTACCCTGGCAGACCATGCATTGCCCTTTATGTAGATGATGATCTGTGGTATCGTGCAGAGGTCATCAGCAAAGATGAAGACACGCTGTCAGTTCTCTTTGTGGACTATGGAAATAAGTCCCAAGTCAATGTGAGGAACGTGAGGGAAATGCCACCTGAACTGGTTGAAACTCCGGCACAGGCGTTTCTCTGTGAGCTTGAAGGCTTTGATCCTTCACATGGCTCCTGGGACGATGGGGCAATAGATGAGTTAACAGAGCTCATAACAGACAAGTTATTACAGCTGACTGTTCTTAAAGTAACAAGAGGAGAACAAGGCCAGATCAGATGCTCTGTCAAGATAGAATGTGAGGGCAAGGAGATAAATGAGACAATGAAAGCTCACTGGAAGAGCTCCCCAACAGAAAACAAACCTGATGCCATTGGACTGTCCACTTCATACAAAACACCACAACTACCATGTGATTCAGCTATGAAAGAGACAGCAATGTCTGACGCTCAGGGAGACCACAAAGAGGAGCAATGCACTAAT AGTACAGAGTCTGCTCCCGCCACTACAGACAAGTTGATAACCCAGGAGGAGTACTGTCACATGGATGAGGAAGAGTCTGAGACTGTGGTTGCTGAGCTGGAGTCTCTGCCTCAAGCGCTGGTTACCGATGATGTGGAAGACAACTCTGACATCATGAAAGATTCTG AGTTTGGTCAACTGAGAGCTGCTGAATTTCTCCCCATTGGTTCTACCTGTGTGGTCTGGTCACCTGCTGTCAAGTCATGGTGCAAAGCAAGGGTCTTGAAGAATTTAAGGGACTGCACACTG GTTCTGCTGGTTGATTGTGACACTGAGATGATAGTTAACCATGACAGTGTCTTTGAGATAGTGTTACCAGAGCCTGAGCAG TGTGATAATGATGACAGTACTGACCACGATAGGGCCTTATCTCATACAGAGTCTCAGGCTG accCACATGAGCAAGGAGATGACAGTGAGGACATCATTGCAAGTGATGATCCTGTTAACACTATGGCAACAGAGGAAATG GCTCCCCAGGAGGAGGTTGGTCCCAAGGCATATGTTGACCTGCACAAAACATTTGATCTGATCTCTGAAGAATCAAAGCAG GTGCAGAATGCATCACTGCTGTCTTCCTGTGTGCTTCCTGTGCAACAATTTATTG ATGTTTGTACAGAACAGGAAGTTGAAACTGGAGACAATGCCCTACAGGAGGAGGCACCATGTGCTCCCACGCATAACAAG AACAACTTGATGATTGAAGAAGAGACACCGGCTCATCATGAGGATAAAGATTCTG CCCTGCTAGCTGACACTGAACCAGCAGCTAGTGAGCCTCACACGGACACAGTTCCCTCTCAGAATACG GATAATCTGGTTGGAGAGGTGACCTGCCTTATTGAAGAGGCCTGTTCTGCAGATGTCTGCATTG TGCTTCCAGATGTGGCACGTGAAGCTGAAACAGTGTCCAGTGAGCTCCCTGCGCACACAACCCCCACACAAAATACGGTAACAGAATTCACTGTCATGGCAAAAAATATAAGATGCTGTTTGATGCTTTTATTCAGAGCCACATAC GATTTAAAGGATGTGTTTGTGGAAGAAATGTCCTGTTCTGCCGTCGACAGTCTTG AGGCCCAGTTGTCAATGGTGACTCATCTTTCTCTGGTAATCGAGGACAGTTCTGATGACAGCGTCATATTCGTGAGGGAGACTGAGCCGCCTCAGTAG